A segment of the Aureliella helgolandensis genome:
TTGGCCAAACAGTGGCCGTTGTCGCGCAGGACGCGCTTGGGATGGAGTTTCTTTGCCAGGAGTGGTCACCTCGGATTGAAGATCGAAATGATCCGTTGCTTTGACTACGATTCCCAGCGTTTGGCCTGGCGCTGCTGTTAAAATCCCCTGTTCGTCCAACAACGCTAAATCAATGTCGGTGTTCAGTTCACCGTTGTCAGGCACATCCACATCGACGTCCACTCGGGCTGAATCGTCCAAAACCAATTCAACGTACAGGCGGGCCAAGCCGTTGTCGTCCGTGGCCGTGCCACGGATCGGCAAACTCGCATTGGGGGTTACCGCCACCCCGATGCCTTGCAAACGCGATGCAACTTCAGGGATCTGATCCTCCAGCACGGTGACGACGTAGCGGGGAATTTGCTCTGCTGGCAAGCCGTATTCGTCGAGGAGTCGGATCTCCACGATCTGACTGGCGCGCATGGCTCCCAGCGGGATCGCAAACGTTTGACCGTCGACTGTCGCCGGTTGAATTTGAAGCGACGTTTCGCTACTACTTCCACTCGGCCCAGGCGATCCGCCGCCGCTCAGTTTCACGTATTCAACGCGACTCAACGCACCACTGGCCGTGCCCCGCAAGGTGACTTGCGTACCTTCCGGGATGGACAGGCCGCTGCGATATTCCAACGCCTCTCGCTGCGGTCGACTGCTCTGAGCGTCAACCAAGTAGGTCGGATACTGGCAATCGATCGTCATTGCGGTGATTGCGATCGGCTCGACGACCTGCAATGTGAGATCGCGGAGTCGCGCGTCGAGCCCGACGACATCGAGTGTCAGACTTTCTGTGATCCCATCGAGAGGTGGACCGTCAATCGTAAATTGCTGCCATCCCTCCCGCGCCGCACCTACTCGACGCAGGTTCGCGCGGCCGCGATTCCCCTCCTCGGTGCGATAGAACAGAGTGCAAACCTCAGGCACTTGGCTAGCACTCACGTCCGCTGAAACTTGCAGCAAGGCAGCGCTACCGATCGGAATGCGGACGGTTTGGTCTGCAAAGGGAATCATCACTCGCTCTGCGGAAAGCTGACCGGTGAATGTTGGGACCTGCAATTGCACCCCATCGGCCCGCAGCTCCGCATTGCGAGGCCAGAGTTGGTCGGATAGACCAAACAGCCGGGTGGTCCAGGTTGTCATCCAGCCGTTCATGCCGAGCGCGGCGATGCAGGTAACGACCAATCCGAAAACGGCAGCAACGCCTGTCGCCCATAGTGGTTGCCAACTGAATAGTTCGCTGGGGGCCACATTCCCGATTCGGCGGCTTATCGAACTGTGGACGCGCTCCAACATCTGTGCGTGTGCCGCCGGATTGGAAGTGTCGGGAACATTGCCGTCGCTCAATTCCACGGCGGTTACCAGCTCATTGTCGAGCTCTGGATAATGCCGTTCGATCAGCAGTGCTAATGAGCGGTTGGGCAAGCGGGCGAAAAGCCTGGGGAGCGTCCAACGCAGCACAAACGCCAGTCCTCCACCTAGCATGAGCCCCAAGAATCCCATGCGCACCCAACGCGGGGTCTCACTAGAACCGGCGCGGACCGGTAGATAATCGAGCATGCCGCCCAACCAAAATACCAGCAACAACCAGCACAGGATCACGAACAGCGTCTGCAACAGGACGTAGCGGCGCAGGAGGCTCCGCACATCGTCCAGTTTGTCAACGATGTTTCGCGAGAGTCGCAGTGGTTGAGGTTCTTGTGACATGAAATTGCGTCCTAAGCTCTGACTAGGCCAGTCGGTGAATACGCCTTGAAAGCCATTCCAACGACAAACAACTTGCGACCCAAATCATGAGCCACCCCAACCAGCGCAGTTGGAACAGACGGTCCGGGGTACCTGGCAGGAAAACTACCGAATCTTGAGGTTCAATCGCCGCCACCAAAGCGCGAACCCCTTGCTCATCGGCTTCTGCAGCAGTCTGGGCGCCCACCCAGTATTGTCCTCCCGTCTCGGTCGACAGCTGCTTCATCAGAGGGTCGTCTCGCTCCGCTTGTTGCATTTCACTGGCGGGTACTCGGGCTCGCACTGAGGCCAGCAATACCTCCTCGGAAGCAATGCCGCCGAGCTGCAATTGCAGAGCGTACTCCCCAGCTACCAACACCGGGAATTGTCCCGTGTAAACACCAGGTTGGGATCCATCGGCCAGTGGTCGCAGTACCAAGGGGACGTTTCTGCCCTGTGCATCGATCAATCTCGCCACCACTTCGCTCTGAATTAAGGGGGCATACTGTTCGTTTTTGAGGACGGCCCGCACGGCTACTTGTTCACCTAAAGCTGCTTGCTCGCGATCGACGAGTAGCACGCCACGATCCGAATCGAGCAGCAACCGACCTTGGGAGACCCACCGCACTAATTTGGTGTAGAAGCGATCGAAGTAGGCGTCGCCCAGTCGGCGCATCCGCCACATTTCGCCACCACCGAGAAACACAACGCGTCCAGCGCCATAGAATTGACTGGCCATGTAGATTGGTAATTGCCCATCAATGGCTGTGGTTGGGTCGCCGAACAGGGCCAGCGCCTTGGCTCCAGGTTTTAATTGGTAGGCCGAATAGAAACCGAAGACACCGTCGAAGGCTTGCCACGTTTCCATGCTGCTCTCGGGATCATCGTTGACCCATAAAAAATCGGTTTGTCGGCCGTCGGCCGTTAATTGTAAGGGCCATGCGGCCGCCGATTCGATCCTGCCGCCAGCTAGGAGACTGCTGCCGCGTGCGTCCAAGATCACGGGGGATAGCGAACGCAGATTCTGCGCACGACTTCCACTCGCCGACCGAGCGATCCACTTGGGCATCTCGACGGTCCCTGCCACCATGACGAATCCACCGGCTTGCTCGGCGACCCATTCCTCCATGGCTTTGACGGCGATATCGGGAATGGAGCTCCAGTCTGCATCGAAGGCAATGATCGCATCGTATTCCGACAACCGTTCCCGCGTACTCGGCATTTCGGTCAGCATCAGTTGAGCCTCCTGGGAGGAGTCGGAAGAGGCCGATTGCAAAAACACATGCGATTCCACGTCGCGGTCGCGGTACAGCAGGTTGCGAACGAATTGATACTCTCGAGTCGGTCCACCCGCGACAATCAGTACGCGATTTTTTCGCTCGACAACCTCCACCAAGGCGCTCGCGGTATTGTCTCGCGCATCGGCATCTCCCGGTGGAGGAAGGACTCCTACGCGGTACTCCCACTCTCCGACGCTCCGCGGATCCAACTCGAATTTTGCTTGCGCAATCGAGCCGTCAACGGGTATTTCCAACTGTTGCTCACGCTCCAGTACGAAATTCGCCGCTTCGGTCCCCTTGGGGCCAGACATTACTTGTACCGTAACGACTTCCCCGTCAAAGCCCGAGGAGCCTACTAGGGCGGTGAGCGTAAATTGATCGCCCGGGTAGATGCGTTTGGCAACATCCACCTCAACCAGCTCGACGTTTGGCGGACTTCGGTCAGACCCAATACCCACAAAATAGAGCGGCACACGCGCGTTGATGGCGCTGGCAGCGACCTGCTTGGGAACGATACCCGCATTGCTACGACCGTCGGTGAAAATGGCGATCCCTGCCAACGGGTTGCCTACCTCGCGATCCAGAATCGCGCGGATTGCGTCGCCCAAACGCGTCTCGGTTCCTCTGGGCTGCAGCGCTTCACGCCAGTCTTGGGGTAACGGCTGCGTCTGACTCGCCTGAGTTTCCAACGCGTCCGCCTCGGACGAAGTTGGCGATTCGTAGACTTGCTGGGGGGTAGCCGACGTCAACAGCGATAGTAGCGTGTACCCGCTGTTGGGTAAAATGGCCCAAGCACTGGTGAACATGGCGGCCAACCACAGGACCGATCCCAGCAATAATAGCCACCCGCCGGCCGGCCAATTGCGCAATCCTAGTATCTGACTGCCCAGCGAAACGAGCAGGCTTAGGAGTGCCAAGCTGCCCAGCACCGCTGCGGTGCGCGCCAGCCATCGCCCACGCGTTAGGGCTTGCGACAAAGGAGCGTCCAATTCTAAGGGGTCCGTTGGCGTTTCAGCATCTTGGCCGTTGGCGTTTGCGACCGCTTGCGAGCCACCGGCCCGCGTCAAGGCCGCGACTTCGCTCGGTGCCGCCTGGGAATCGAAGCGATACACCGCCACTTCATGCCGGTCCGCCAACTGGCTGAGAAGATCCGATTCTGCGATCCACTGGGTAACTTCGTCTGAGCGGGTGAGGGAACTCGCCAATCCCACCTCCGACGGTGTCCCCGCAAGCGTCATGCTCAGCGAGGTGTCTACCAGAACGGCCACGCGCGATTCCTGCACGACCCGTTGTTCCGATCGCTTATCAAGCTGCATGAAGTAGAACAGGAGGCCGAGCAAGGCGGCCACGCGCAGCAATAGCAATGCCCAGCCCACAGGCCGAGCGTGCTCCGCCGAGTCGCGGCGATACCAAAATACGACATAGGACAACACGAGAATGCAAATTGCACTCAGCAACAACCAGTGCCACCATTGATCGAGTTGTTCAAGCCGCAACCATTGGTAATAGACTCTGGTTTGCGCCCAAAGTGGCATTGAAATCAGATTGTTGGACAGAGGACTCATCGTGCCCTCCCGGTGGTGCGCGGTGCATGGTAGCTAGCGGAGTAGGCTAGCCATTGCTCGCCCAATAGGAGCAGGGAGAGTAGTGCCAGAAGCAACGTGCTTTGTGATGCTTCCTGCAGGGTGATTCCCGCCCCGCTTACAGCGTCGGCAGTTCGGAAATCGAAGGCAATTCCTGAGAACTTCGTTTCCAGTTCGCTTCTCGACACGCGCTGCAAGTTTCCTTCAGCAGCGGCCACGTTGTGCGCAACATTCTGAACGATTGGAGTGCCCTGGACATCGATCATCCATGATTCGAACACACCTGGGCGCAACATGCCATCGACCAGAGCGCGATCCAAGTTCACAGAATTCACATCCACTTCTAAGCGAGCCAATGGCTCGACGGTATCTCCGACGGTTGACTCGTCGACCTTTCGCTGCAATCGCAAGCGAGCCGTCCCTTCACGGTTGGGAATCAAGACTTCAGCATCCGGCAGGACACGCGTCCCGCGGACAACCATCTCCAAGGGGCTACCCACCGGCCAACTCGTCGCATCGCGTCGAAAGCTCGAGAGATACCCCATCGATCGCAGGGCCAAGACCACGAAGGTTGGGTCTTGTGCCCAGTTGCTCCAGTCGGCGGTTAATCCGGTGAGCAGAGTTATCACACGGCCTTCGCCGAACGGCTTATCGAGTATCAAAGGCGTTTTTTCAGGTCCCCATGCAACCACTTCCAGGGTCGGTGATTTCAACGATTCTCCAGTAGCCAGCATTTGCTGCCGGATGCGAATCAGAAAAAAAGGAGAGCTAGAAAGTTGCGTTAGTGGGGCCAATACGGGATGGGCAGTGGCTGCAACTTGGGGTTCGGAATTCTCGAGCGCCTGAGGAATTTCCAAAATCGAACTCAACTCGATCGGAAAGAAGCCTTCGCCGCCGCGGTGCAGTTGTTGGTTGACGAACTGAATATTCGTATTGCGGCCAACATGCACAAACAGGCCACGTCCCTGACGGCAGAACTCCTCCAGTTTGGTTACCGCTTGAGGATCGAGGCGGGGGACGTCGAGCAGCCCCACCACATCGTATTGCTCAAGTACCGCGGGAGAGATGTCTCGCAAGAAAGCGGCATCGACGCGCTCGATCTCGAGGCCGGTCCGCAATCGCTGACTGGGCTCCATGGCTGCTTCGAAGAAGTAACTGTTGGAACCAGCGACTTCGCCATCGACTAATAGTAGTTTTTGAGATTCCTGAATTCCGATCACACACCAACGCTGGTTGTCCGTTTTCAATCCGTCGTCCGGTAGCATGACTTCGACCACGTGCTGTCCCGGTTCGCCGAAGATGACTTGAACCTGCCGCGTGACCGTTTCTCCTGCACCGATCTGCTCGATCACCACCGGCGGCAAATCGAGGGTGATGCCAGAATAGGGTTGGTCGGGCTGGGGAGTGGTCGTGCCTTCCCCGTAGCTGATCGCCTTGACGCGCACGACCACATTCTTGGCGGGTTGGGTGGCTTGGTTGCGAATTTGAAAACGGACCATCAAAGGAACACCAGCTGCCCACACCTCTTGTTCAGGGTCGATGGCTGCCACAGATAAATTGGCTGTAGCTGCTTTGCCGCAATCGACCAATTTCAGTTGAGCCTCGGTATCGCTGAGGGTTTGCAGCTTTGCGCGGAGCGTTTCGGGCTCTCCAAACTCGTTGCGTCTCAAATCGGTCAACAAATAGACTTCGGCACTCTCTTGAGAGTTGGCCGCAACCATCGGGATAATCATGTCCAGCGATTCCGCTGGTGAGAGCTGAAGTGCCGTGGGGGCGGTGGCGTTAATCCGATCCAGTAGGCGGCCTGGATCGCGTGGAACCGACTGGGCGATGAGATCCGCTGCGGAGTCGATGCGCGCCTCCTCCTCAGCGCCTCCTGCAGCCAACGCGGCTCGACTAAAACGCAACAGGGTAATTTGATGCTGTCCCCCCCTGGCCGAGATCGATCGCACAATGCCACTTAAGGCATGCAGAGCGCGCGCGTAAGCTGACTCGCCCTGCTCCACCTCTTCCATCGAGTAGCTATCGTCGAGGAGGATGTAGTGATGCGTCGTTTGGCCGCCGAGTAATCCCAACCATTGAGAATTGCTAACCCATTTTGCCAACATGGCTACCAGCAGTAACATCGCAAGAATGCGGGAGGCCAATAGCAACCATTGCTTGAGCATCACCCATCGTCGATTTCGACGGTGGCTTTCAAGCAAAAAGTCCATCGCAGCCCACTTCTGCTTGCGATGGCGGAGCATGTTGATCAAATGCACCAATATGGGGACACCAATCAACAGGAATCCCCACGTCAGTGGTTGGTACAGAAACTGCATTGGTTCAGCTATCTCCGTACCGAGTGCATGCGGCTATTGAGTATATTGGACAGCACCGCGTCCGGGGCATCGCTTGTCCGCACCAGCATGTAGTCACTGTTGGATGCGGCGCACGTGCGCCGCGTCCGATCTAAGAAACGCTCCAGGGCCGCCATATAACCCTCGCGCAGGGCTCGCGGATTGCAGGTCAAATGGTCGCTGCTCTCTAGACCTTCAAACCGCGTCGGATCCGTGAATGGAAAATCCAGCTCATCGTCGTGCAGGAGGTGCAGGACCATTACATCATGTCCCGCTCGCCGCAGTGTATCGATCCCTCTCAAGGCACTTTCCTCCGCACCCAGTAGATCGCTGATCAAGATCATCAGTCCTCGCTTGGGGAACGTTTGCACAACATCTCGAAAGACGGAATCGAGATCGGTTTTGTCAGCCGGGGATGTACTCTCTAGCGAAGCTAGAATATCGGTCAAGTGTTTCTGGCTAGTCCTTAAGGGGACTC
Coding sequences within it:
- a CDS encoding BatA domain-containing protein, producing MQFLYQPLTWGFLLIGVPILVHLINMLRHRKQKWAAMDFLLESHRRNRRWVMLKQWLLLASRILAMLLLVAMLAKWVSNSQWLGLLGGQTTHHYILLDDSYSMEEVEQGESAYARALHALSGIVRSISARGGQHQITLLRFSRAALAAGGAEEEARIDSAADLIAQSVPRDPGRLLDRINATAPTALQLSPAESLDMIIPMVAANSQESAEVYLLTDLRRNEFGEPETLRAKLQTLSDTEAQLKLVDCGKAATANLSVAAIDPEQEVWAAGVPLMVRFQIRNQATQPAKNVVVRVKAISYGEGTTTPQPDQPYSGITLDLPPVVIEQIGAGETVTRQVQVIFGEPGQHVVEVMLPDDGLKTDNQRWCVIGIQESQKLLLVDGEVAGSNSYFFEAAMEPSQRLRTGLEIERVDAAFLRDISPAVLEQYDVVGLLDVPRLDPQAVTKLEEFCRQGRGLFVHVGRNTNIQFVNQQLHRGGEGFFPIELSSILEIPQALENSEPQVAATAHPVLAPLTQLSSSPFFLIRIRQQMLATGESLKSPTLEVVAWGPEKTPLILDKPFGEGRVITLLTGLTADWSNWAQDPTFVVLALRSMGYLSSFRRDATSWPVGSPLEMVVRGTRVLPDAEVLIPNREGTARLRLQRKVDESTVGDTVEPLARLEVDVNSVNLDRALVDGMLRPGVFESWMIDVQGTPIVQNVAHNVAAAEGNLQRVSRSELETKFSGIAFDFRTADAVSGAGITLQEASQSTLLLALLSLLLLGEQWLAYSASYHAPRTTGRAR
- a CDS encoding DUF58 domain-containing protein; this encodes MPASKRFLPPEAVKRVQRLELQARQIVEGFLSGSHRSPYFGQSVEFVQHRQYVPGDDVRHVDWKVWARQDRLVIKQYEEDTNLRCTLLIDSSASMSYGHGAATKFEYAAVLAACLALLVLKQQDAVGSVLFDNRIRGRVPLRTSQKHLTDILASLESTSPADKTDLDSVFRDVVQTFPKRGLMILISDLLGAEESALRGIDTLRRAGHDVMVLHLLHDDELDFPFTDPTRFEGLESSDHLTCNPRALREGYMAALERFLDRTRRTCAASNSDYMLVRTSDAPDAVLSNILNSRMHSVRR
- a CDS encoding vWA domain-containing protein translates to MSPLSNNLISMPLWAQTRVYYQWLRLEQLDQWWHWLLLSAICILVLSYVVFWYRRDSAEHARPVGWALLLLRVAALLGLLFYFMQLDKRSEQRVVQESRVAVLVDTSLSMTLAGTPSEVGLASSLTRSDEVTQWIAESDLLSQLADRHEVAVYRFDSQAAPSEVAALTRAGGSQAVANANGQDAETPTDPLELDAPLSQALTRGRWLARTAAVLGSLALLSLLVSLGSQILGLRNWPAGGWLLLLGSVLWLAAMFTSAWAILPNSGYTLLSLLTSATPQQVYESPTSSEADALETQASQTQPLPQDWREALQPRGTETRLGDAIRAILDREVGNPLAGIAIFTDGRSNAGIVPKQVAASAINARVPLYFVGIGSDRSPPNVELVEVDVAKRIYPGDQFTLTALVGSSGFDGEVVTVQVMSGPKGTEAANFVLEREQQLEIPVDGSIAQAKFELDPRSVGEWEYRVGVLPPPGDADARDNTASALVEVVERKNRVLIVAGGPTREYQFVRNLLYRDRDVESHVFLQSASSDSSQEAQLMLTEMPSTRERLSEYDAIIAFDADWSSIPDIAVKAMEEWVAEQAGGFVMVAGTVEMPKWIARSASGSRAQNLRSLSPVILDARGSSLLAGGRIESAAAWPLQLTADGRQTDFLWVNDDPESSMETWQAFDGVFGFYSAYQLKPGAKALALFGDPTTAIDGQLPIYMASQFYGAGRVVFLGGGEMWRMRRLGDAYFDRFYTKLVRWVSQGRLLLDSDRGVLLVDREQAALGEQVAVRAVLKNEQYAPLIQSEVVARLIDAQGRNVPLVLRPLADGSQPGVYTGQFPVLVAGEYALQLQLGGIASEEVLLASVRARVPASEMQQAERDDPLMKQLSTETGGQYWVGAQTAAEADEQGVRALVAAIEPQDSVVFLPGTPDRLFQLRWLGWLMIWVASCLSLEWLSRRIHRLA